Genomic window (Vigna radiata var. radiata cultivar VC1973A chromosome 1, Vradiata_ver6, whole genome shotgun sequence):
GAGAGGAAAATGGATAAGATAATCTACATCCTCTTCAGTACCTTGGTTTTGATATCCTTTATTGGTTCTGTCTTTTTTGGTATTGAAACCAAAAAGGATATCAGTGGTGGAAGGTATAGAAGATGGTATCTTCGTCCAGACAATGCAACAGTGTTCTATGATCCCAGAAGGGCAACACTTGCTGCTGTTCTTCATTTTTTGACTGCCATTATGTTGTATGGATATCTAATTCCGATATCACTTTACGTGTCCATAGAAATTGTGAAAGTTCTACAGagcattttcatcaaccaagACCAAGAAATGTATCATGAAGAATCAGACAGGCCTGCTCATGCACGCACGTCTAATTTGAATGAAGAACTTGGCCAGGTTGATACAATATTGAGTGACAAAACTGGTACTTTGACATGTAACTCAATGGAGTTTGTCAAATGTTCAATAGGGGGCATTGCATATGGTCGCGGTATGACAGAAGTAGAGAAGGCACTTGCTAGGAGAGGTAAAGGTGGGGAATCTGATGATGTTGATAGTGGATCATCTGATTTCTTGGGCCAGAATAATGAGTCAGTTGATTCTCTTCATCCGGTTAAGGGCTTTAATTTTAGCGATGAGCGCCTAGTGAATGGGCGATGGGTTAATGAACCATATCCAGACTTCATACAGAAATTCTTCCGAGTTTTAGCTATTTGTCACACAGCTATTCCAGATGAAGATAAAGAGTCTGGAGAAATTTCCTATGAAGCCGAGTCACCAGATGAAGCAGCTTTTGTCATTGCAGCAAGGGAGCTCGGTTTTGAGTTTTTTGCAAGGACACAAACAAGCATATCATTGCACGAATTGAACTATAAAAGTGGAAAAAAGGTTGACAGGTTGGCTAGCTCCTTTTACCATGTTTTGTTTTAGTTATACATATCAGCACCATCTTCTGATATGTTTCCCACAATGTTGGTGGCCAAAgattagattatataatttttatttaatagagTAGTTCAGCTTCTGTTGTCAACAAAGTTTTATCAGAATTCtcactaaaacaaaattataataggATTTTCAAAGTTTTGGTTTGCCATTCCGTTTACATCTACTTCATATATCTTTTTAACTGATTTCATTGTATATAAGACCCATAACAGAAAATAAGTTCAATTATGgattttttgtaatttcttgGATGATATAAATTATAGTTATAGGGAAATTTTCTTTTCTGCAAAATCACATGTAAAGGTAAAGATTCTCGTCGGTGGTCTTAAATCTGTTTTTAGGATGAAAGATTGAGGGGAAGAATTAAAGCCTTTCATGTTTGGAAGAATATTGGCTGAAAAAGGATGATAGTAAAGGTCGTAAGATTCAATATCTTGAAAAAGAGAAGCAAAACCACTGTAAACAAAATTTACCAACTATAAGAAAATCATCATTACCACAGGGGTCATATATAACTCGATAGGTTGAGTCGCGAGTTGTTGAAAACTTCCTAGTACTTATGTTCAATTCCTATGAATAAAAGAATCATCTTTAACTCTTAATAAGAGAAAATTCcacttgaaattttataaattatttgaatcatATACTGCCATTGAGTGGTATATATTTCTAGTTTGTATTCTTTGTCTTTGTTTCAGATAAATTCTGTCAATTATAGGTTTGGATCTGTTTGATACATTTGGTCCAGACAGAGAGAGTGATTTAAGAAGCTTTGAGCAAGTCTTtacatatcatattataattttgttacattttcatatttttaaaaatcagtttaaTTTACTGTTCGTTGGTTTAATTTTTGACTAGTAGAGTATACCAGCTTCTGCATGTCTTGGAGTTCAGCAGTTCCCGCAAAAGAATGTCAGTGATAGTGAGGAATGAGGAAAATCAAATATTGCTTCTATGCAAGGGTGCAGACAGGTTTCAATTTTTGTCCCATGTTTTTTGAATAATGGAGTTGTTAGTAGTAAGTTGCGTGTACTGATGTCAAGTTGTGTACTTCCCTGCATGTATTCAGTGTAATGTTTGAAAGGCTCTCACAACATGGAAGACAATTTGAGGTTGAAACGAGGGATCATATCAAAAGGTATGCCGAGGCTGGTTTAAGAACCCTTGTAGTCACATACCGTgaacttgatgaagaagaatataAGTTATGGGATAAGGAGTTTTCAAAGGTCAAAACTTCTGTAACAGAAGACCGAGATGCACTTGTGGATGCCGCTGCTGATAGGATGGAAAGAGATTTGATGCTTCTTGGTGCTACTGCAGTTGAGGATAGACTGCAAAAGGGGGTAAGTACAAACTTTTTAATCTTACTAATTCTAGTTATGCAAGTCTTTGCATTTATGATTTTTAGAATTTGAATAAAGGGTCGAATTCTATCTCACAAAATCAAATTGTAAAGTGAGAGTTGTCTAAGTTTTATTTAAGCTATATTTCTAGTTGATGTGAAATTAAAGTGGACTAGGGATGGCTCGAATGAAGGCaactttctaaaatttatataccCAGTGAGAATAAAATAGAAGTTTCTGACAAAAAATGAATTTCAGCTTCATTTAATAGAGCTTATTTGACATGGAAATACAGGTTCCCGAGTGTATTGAAAAGCTTGCACGGGCAAAAATCAAGTTATGGGTATTGACTGGAGACAAGATGGAAACTGCTGTCAACATAGGGTACATTAGCAAGGCTTGTTCTAGATTCTTTTTATGAGGAGGCtgtgtaaaatttaatttattttccactGTTTTCTTTGTACAGGTACGCTTGCAGTTTACTTAGAAAAGACATGAAACAGATAGTGATCACTCTTGATTCCTCAGATATCCTATACTTGGAAAAACAAGGGGACAAGCAGGCTCTAGCAAAGGTACACGGCCTTAGAATTTATTTGGAATTTAATTTTCTGTCACTATTGTAGATCTTTGATACGAAAATTTCTTAGGCTTCTCTTGAAAGCATTAAGAAGCAAATTGGAGAAGGAATCTCACAAATTAACTCCGCAAAAGAGAGTTCTAATGCAAATAAAGGAAGTTCTTCTGGGTTTGGCTTGATAATCGATGGGAAGTCCTTGGATTATTCTCTTAACAAGAATTTGGAAAGGTCCTTCTTTGAGCTTGCCATTAATTGTGCTTCTGTCATATGTTGCCGATCTTCACCCAAACAGAAGGCTCGTGTGAGTACTATGTGTGTTCAGTTTGAATTTCtgtcatataaataatatacattCCTTGAGTAGTTGTGTATAATCATACATTgggttgttaaaatattataatcatgTCAGCCAAAAAAATATGCAGGTTACAAGGTTGGTAAAATTGGGAACGGGAAAGACAACATTATCTATTGGTGATGGGGCAAATGATGTTGGCATGCTTCAGGAGGCTGATATTGGAGTTGGTATCAGTGGTGCTGAAGGGATGCAGGTCTGAAGATATTGTTATTAGCCTATTCCAGTtatttctatattcaaatttatggCAAACGATCTTATATGAGATAATAACTTCTTGATGATGTGCTAAATAAGAGTTTTTTAATCTTAACATGTCTTTATGTTCTTAACTCTTTTGTGCTGCTTAGCATGTGGTCTTATTATGTCATTGCATttgaattatttcaaattatggAGAAATTCACTTGAGCATAATCAACCAAGCTGTCAGACCAACATGCATGCAACATAAGTTATCTGTAATAGAGTTTTTAGAAATGACTATTTTTACGAAACTGTGTTCATGTGCAAAACCCAATGAAATGTTTTATGACAATCAAACGCCACGTAGGTAGTAGGTAGTGCCTAAACTCAGAAAATTCAGCATTGTGATGAAGttagttttaattttctgaATGTACATGCCATTTGTTTTGTATGATAAGCTAATGATGAATTGAGTTTAAATGACAGGGTCCCAATTTTTGATATTTGTGAATAAATGTTGTCTGCAGGCTGTAATGGCAAGTGATTTTGCAATTGCTCAATTCCGGTTTCTAGAGCGTCTTTTGTTGGTACATGGTCATTGGTGTTATCGGCGTATATCAATGATGGTAAAACCATCCATCCATCTATTTCTCAATCTTAAAGATTTAGTGTTCACCTACTCAATGCTTTCACAATTCAACTTTAGTTTCCTCAATGTTCTGAGGTTACAGAAAAGAGAGAATAACAACATTCAAGAAGTAAtctaaaagatagaaaaaaaactttatttgattatttgaaaaCTAGTTTTACAAGAAGTTCTAGTTGCTTCTTATATAGAAGTCTGTTAACTTAAGAAAGAGACAGCTgtccacaaaaaaaaattgctgCTGATaagttgttgaatttttttatgcagatatgctattttttctataaaaacatTGCATTTGGATTTACCCTTTTTTGGTTTGAGGCGTATGCTTCTTTCTCTGGTCAAGCTGCTTACAATGATTGGTACATGTCATTTTACAATGTCTTCTTCACTTCACTTCCAGTGATCGCTCTAGGTGTTTTTGATCAAGATGTTTCTGCCAAACTTTGCCTAAAGGTACTATATATATTGctttttttaaatttgcttTTAAAGGATATTTAAGAACCAGCAGATAGCCATATATGATTCTTCTTCTTAGAAGACAAGAACTCTGCATTTTTTTCTCTAGGGTGTTTATATTACCAGTTTATCTTGGTCCTTTTTTGATTAATTATGCTACTATTTCACTAAACTAGCTTGTATGTCAAtagcttttttattttgtgaaaaaaaataactatttacaCTCAAtgtcaattggttttaagatgAAATCTAACTTCTCAATAGAGCCTATATAGTATCTCTGTGTACTACCTAGGCATTCCTGGAATGAAAACTTCACTTGCTACAAGTTGATTTTAAGCATTATGGTGGCACTATAGTAGTTGTATAGAAACATTGATTTTAGGATTAAATCTAGCTAACACATTAGACTGTAAAATTCTAATGCTATTGTATGGTTGACATGTCTACTGATTTCTCTTGTGGTTcttgattttaaataatgatgaGTTGAAAGCCAAGATTCTGTGCTAACCAATAATCATATGGTCTGTTTTACAGTATCCCTTTTTATATCTAGAGGGAGTAGAAGACACCCTATTCAGCTGGCCCCGAATTCTAGGGTGGATGTTGAATGGAGTCCTTAGTTCTTTAGTGATATTCTTCTTAACCACTAATTCTGTGTTGAATCAAGCCTTCAGAAGAGATGGTAAGGTGGTTGATTTTGAAATACTTGGGGTCACAATGTATACATGTGTGGTGTGGACTGTGAATTGCCAAATGGCATTATCCATCAATTACTTTACTTGgatacaacatttttttatatggggCAGCATAGCCTTCTGGTATGTATTTGTGTTGGTCTATGGTTACTTATCTCCAGGAATATCGACAACATCTTACAAGGTTTTTGTGGAAGCATGTGCTCCCAGTGGTCTCTATTGGCTAGTAACCCTTTTGGTTGTTGTGTGTGTGCTGCTACCTTATTTCTCCTATAGGTCTTTCCAAAGTCGGTTTCTTCCAATGTACCATGATATTATACAGAGAAAACAAGTAGAAGGGATTGAAATTGGCTTATCTGATGATGATTTACCTAAACAGGTCCAAGGAAAACTAATACACCTCAGAGAGAGATTGAAGCAAAGGGAGCTGTGAAATGTAAATGCTTCTAAACATACATTCTTAGACCCTTGAAATTGTATTTGATTTCTTGCTGAGCTGGGAAGGAGAATTGAAGTAGTGAGAATTGtcattagattttaatttttatatttttccttttctttattggGTTTCCATTTGTTTATAAAGTTAGAAGAGGAGAATTTGTGTAGTAGTCACTTGATGTAGATTAGCTATGTAAAAGCTTGAGTATTTGTTGTACCGAAAACGGTCCATGTATTTGTTAATGGAAGAAGCAATAGatgttttacaatatattttatacgtAAATGCTCTTTATTATCTGAGGGAAGTTCCAAAAACAACTAGAAACATGACTTCAAGTGGACTTAAAGTTCATGATACTTAAAAGagatatttgttttatgttttcattgTAAATATCATGAAAACCATTAATACcacttatttaaattaacaatcTTAGAGGGAGTAAGATGACATTCAATTAGCAACTCAATCTTGATCTACTAAACAAgtagattaaaataattcttgGAAATTGTTTTTGTAAGATGGTGACTTCAACTCTCCAACTCTCAATGTCTTTACAATTTAAAGATATATATGAAAGGACGTATACAGTTATTCACTAATACCGTATCATGAACATTGTATATCATATCCTTATCATTTGGTTAAAGATAGCACAtaaaatgttttagttttttttttccttttatttttcactgCTGAATTGTCATTCTCAGACATCCATTCATGGATTACAGCTGTGAACATTTTTATGATCAGAAAGGCTCAACAATTATTCCTTCACTGGGTCCCACAACCCGCTTTCCATTTCAGGATTTCATACTTTCATTCATCACAGCCGTTGAATGAATATCTAACTGCTCACAACTTATATTCCTTAGTCAGCTAATTACTGATTTCATCGGTACAGCTTCTCTTCACTGAATTACAGTTCGTAAACTTCGATTTCAAATTACACACTTGCATTCACCATTTTCCAACTCCTACAATGGCAGCAGAACTTGTTGGTGGTGCTCTTCTTTCCGCTTTTCTTCAGGTTGCATTCGACAGGCTGGCTTCTCCTCAATTCGTTGACTTCTTTCGTCGAAGAAAACTTGATGATAAGCTTCTCGGAAACTTGAACATCATGCTGCACTCCATCAATGCTCTCGCTCATGATGCAGAACAGAAGCAGTTCACAGATCCACACGTTAAAGCATGGCTTTTTTCTGTNNNNNNNNNNNNNNNNNNNNNNNNNNNNNNNNNNNNNNNNNNNNNNNNNNNNNNNNNNNNNNNNNCAAGTGGAAGCTCAATCCGAACCTCAAACCTTTACTTACAAGGTATCAAATTTCTTCAACTCTACTTTCAATTCctttaacaagaaaattgaatcAGAAATGAAAGAAGTCCTAGAAAAACTAGAATATCTTGCAAAGCAAAAGGGTGCTCTTGGTTTGAAAGAGGATACTTATTCTGGTGATAGATCAGGTATTAAAGTGTCACAGAAATTGCCATCATCTTCTTTGGTGGTTGAAAGTATTATTTATGGCAGAGATGCTGACAaagaaattatctttaattGGCTCACATCTGAGACCCACAATCAAAACCTATCCATACTTTCCATAGTGGGCATGGGTGGATTGGGTAAGACCACACTCGCCCAGCATGTATACAATGACCAAAGAATGGAGACTAAATTTGATATAAGAGCTTGGGTGTGTGTTTCCGATCATTTTGATGTTTTTACAGTGACAAAAACAATTCTTGAGGCAATTACTAAATCTAAAGATGATAGCGGAGACCTAGAAATGGTTCATGGAAGATTGAAAGGAAAAGTATCTGGAAAGaaatttcttcttgttttggATGATGTTTGGAACGAAAAGCTAGAAGAATGGGAAGCTGTGCGAACTCCTCTTAGCTATGGGGCTCCAGGAAGTAGAATTCTTGTCACAACACGTATTGAGAAAGTAGCTTCTAACATGAGATCTGAAGTGCATCACCTAAAGCAATTAGAAGAGAATGAATGCTGGAAAGTTTTTAACAAACAAGCTTTGAAAGATGATGATCTTGAATTAAATGATGAGAAAAAGGAGATTGGTAGAAGGATAGTTGAGAAGTGTAAAGGATTACCTCTTGCTTTGAAAACAATTGGAAGTCTTCTCCGCACAAAGTCATCCATTTTAGATTGGAAGAGCGTATTGGAAAGCCACATATGGGACTTATCGAAAGAAGTTGAAATTATGCCTGCTTTGTTATTGAGTTATCAGCACCTTCCTTCTCACCTCAAGAGATGCTTTGCTTACTGTGCGTTATTTCCAAAAGATCATGAGTTTCTGAAGGaggaattaattttgttttggatgGGTGAAGGTTTTCTCTACCATTCTCAACAGAACAAGAATTTACTAGAAATTGGTGAACAATATTTCGATGATTTATTAACGAGGTCTTTCTTTTTTCCATCAAACTTCGAATTGCACTTCGTCATGCATGACCTTCTGAATGATTTGGCAAAATATGTTTGTGCAGACTTCTGTTTCAGGTTGAAATTTGATAAAGGAAATTGTATACCCAAAATAACCCGTCATTTTTCATTTGCATACGATGATATAAGatattttgatagttttggGAGTTTAACTGATGCTAAAAGACTGCGTTCATTTGTTCAGATTACAAATGACTGTCTATTTCCAGGTCTTCCTGGTCCATTCGAGATTTTGATTAGTGAAGTGTTCTCCAAGTTGAAGTTTTTACATGTCTTATCTTTGAAAGGGTATTATGGACTCAAAGAGGTCCCAGATTCTGTAGGTAATCTTAAACATCTCCATTTATTGGACCTTTCTAGTACTAGGATACAAAAACTACCTGACTCAGTAGGTTTGCTCTATAACTTGCTAATATTGAGGTTGAATGGTTGTTCAAATTTGAAGGAATTGCCTTCAAGTTTGCATAAACTCACCAAATTGCGTTGCCTAGAATTTGAACGTACAGGGGTGACAAAGATGCCAATGCATTTTGCAGAATTGAAGAATCTTCATGTACTGAATATGTTTTGTGTCGGTAGAAACAGTGAGTTCAGTACTAAGCAGCTAGGAGGAATCAACCTTCATGGAAGGCTATCAATTAATGAGCTGCAAAATATTGTGAATCCTTCGGATGCATTAGaagcaaatttgaaaaataaacacGTTGTGGAGCTAAATTTAATATGGAATTCGAATCACATCCCTAATGATCcaaggaaagagaagaaagtgCTTGAGAATCTACAACCTTCTAATCAGTTGGAGCGTTTTTCAATCAGGAGCTATTGTGGTACACAATTCCCAAGTTGGGTATTTGATAATTCGTTATCAAATTTGGTATCCTTAGAGTTAAAGGATTGTAAATATTGCCTATGTTTGCCTCCCCTTGGACTATTGTCATCTCTGAAGACCCTCGAGATTACAGGACTTGATGGAATAGTGAGCATTGGTGCTGAATTTTATGGGAGCAACTCTTCTTCATTCAAGTGCTTGGAAAGATTGCTATTCTTCAAGATGAAGGAATGGGAAGAATGGGAATGTAAAACTACTTCTTTTCCACGTCTTGAACAACTTGTTATCCATGATTGTCCCAAGTTGGAAGGTTTGTCAGAGCAACTTCTTCATTTAAAGGACCTATCTATTGAGACATGTGATAGCCTCATCATCAGGGAACACAACGTAGACACATCAACACTTGAATGTTTGAAAACTTACTCATGCCCACTTGTGAATATTCCCATGACCCATTATGATTTCCTTCAAGATATGACAATTGTTGGTGGTTGTGACTCTCTTACAATCTTTCAGCTAGATTTATTTCCAATGCTCGGTTCACTTCATCTGGGACGATGCCAAAACCTACAAAGAATTTCACAAGTGCATGCTCATAATAATCTCAAGGAAATGTCAATCTATGAATGTCCTCGATTTGAATCATTTCCCAATGAAGGATTATCTGCACCATTGGTACAAATAATTGACATTAGGCAAGTGGAGAATTTAATGTTGTTGCCAAAACGCATGCAAATCCTGCTTTCATCTCTTACTGAACTGAAGATAATTGATTGTCCAAAAGTGGAGAAGTTTCCAGACGAAGGTTTGCCATCAAAGGTAAAAGACATGTCTCTTTCAAGTTTAAAACTTATCGCCTCTCTGCGAGAGAACTTGGATGTCAACACATGTCTTGAAAGCTTATCTATTGAATCTCTTGATGTGGAGTCTTTTCCTGACAATGTTTTGCTGCCACCTTCTCTTACCTCTTTAAGAATCATTCATTGCCAAAATCTCAAAAAGCTAGACTACAAGCTTCTCTATCACCTCTCCTCTCTCGAACTTGGTGATTGTCCTAACCTCCAATGCTTACCTGAGGAGGGTTTGCCCAAATCCATCTCTTATCTTGACATTTGGCGCTGTCCATTGCTCGAGCAGCGTTGTCAGAAGCCAGAAGGCAAAGATTGGATAAAGATTGCTCACATTGAAAATCTAAGTGTTGGGTAATAAGATggaaaaaaaagttcaaaattagaTGTTCATCTGCTAACAGCTTCCTCTCACACCTAATTGCATGGCTTCGACAAACtctttcttgtttttagttgttttttctattaaagTGGAATCAGATCTcttattttggaattttatttatttgtttgaataatgaaaaaaaataaaagatggattttttatatattacaaatcaTTATTCGTGGAATGATAAGATGAAAGACCGGTTGGTTTGAAGAAATTGCATAGttggtcttttatttataa
Coding sequences:
- the LOC106771927 gene encoding probable phospholipid-transporting ATPase 8 isoform X4, with the translated sequence MPGGSSKRRIHFSKLYSFSCLKSPFRDGHSQIGQKGYSRVVYCNDPDNPEAVQLSYGGNYVSTTKYTAFNFIPKSLFEQFRRVANIYFLIVACVSFSPLAPFTALSIVAPLLVVIGATMAKEAVEDWRRRKQDVEANNRKVQVYGRNYTFTETRWKKLRVGDIIKVYKDEYFPADLLLLSSSYGDGVCYVETMNLDGETNLKLKHALEVTVHLHDEKSLQKFRAMVKYPVKRFFTGHDTKVMQNSTDPPSKRSKIERKMDKIIYILFSTLVLISFIGSVFFGIETKKDISGGRYRRWYLRPDNATVFYDPRRATLAAVLHFLTAIMLYGYLIPISLYVSIEIVKVLQSIFINQDQEMYHEESDRPAHARTSNLNEELGQVDTILSDKTGTLTCNSMEFVKCSIGGIAYGRGMTEVEKALARRGKGGESDDVDSGSSDFLGQNNESVDSLHPVKGFNFSDERLVNGRWVNEPYPDFIQKFFRVLAICHTAIPDEDKESGEISYEAESPDEAAFVIAARELGFEFFARTQTSISLHELNYKSGKKVDSRVYQLLHVLEFSSSRKRMSVIVRNEENQILLLCKGADSVMFERLSQHGRQFEVETRDHIKRYAEAGLRTLVVTYRELDEEEYKLWDKEFSKVKTSVTEDRDALVDAAADRMERDLMLLGATAVEDRLQKGVPECIEKLARAKIKLWVLTGDKMETAVNIGYACSLLRKDMKQIVITLDSSDILYLEKQGDKQALAKASLESIKKQIGEGISQINSAKESSNANKGSSSGFGLIIDGKSLDYSLNKNLERSFFELAINCASVICCRSSPKQKARVTRLVKLGTGKTTLSIGDGANDVGMLQEADIGVGISGAEGMQAVMASDFAIAQFRFLERLLLVHGHWCYRRISMMICYFFYKNIAFGFTLFWFEAYASFSGQAAYNDWYMSFYNVFFTSLPVIALGVFDQDVSAKLCLKYPFLYLEGVEDTLFSWPRILGWMLNGVLSSLVIFFLTTNSVLNQAFRRDGKVVDFEILGVTMYTCVVWTVNCQMALSINYFTWIQHFFIWGSIAFWYVFVLVYGYLSPGISTTSYKVFVEACAPSGLYWLVTLLVVVCVLLPYFSYRSFQSRFLPMYHDIIQRKQVEGIEIGLSDDDLPKQVQGKLIHLRERLKQREL
- the LOC106771927 gene encoding probable phospholipid-transporting ATPase 8 isoform X2 — encoded protein: MPGGSSKRRIHFSKLYSFSCLKSPFRDGHSQIGQKGYSRVVYCNDPDNPEAVQLSYGGNYVSTTKYTAFNFIPKSLFEQFRRVANIYFLIVACVSFSPLAPFTALSIVAPLLVVIGATMAKEAVEDWRRRKQDVEANNRKVQVYGRNYTFTETRWKKLRVGDIIKVYKDEYFPADLLLLSSSYGDGVCYVETMNLDGETNLKLKHALEVTVHLHDEKSLQKFRAMVKCEDPNENLYSFIGTLQHDGKEYPLSLQQILLRDSKLKNTDFIYGIVIFTGHDTKVMQNSTDPPSKRSKIERKMDKIIYILFSTLVLISFIGSVFFGIETKKDISGGRYRRWYLRPDNATVFYDPRRATLAAVLHFLTAIMLYGYLIPISLYVSIEIVKVLQSIFINQDQEMYHEESDRPAHARTSNLNEELGQVDTILSDKTGTLTCNSMEFVKCSIGGIAYGRGMTEVEKALARRGKGGESDDVDSGSSDFLGQNNESVDSLHPVKGFNFSDERLVNGRWVNEPYPDFIQKFFRVLAICHTAIPDEDKESGEISYEAESPDEAAFVIAARELGFEFFARTQTSISLHELNYKSGKKVDRVYQLLHVLEFSSSRKRMSVIVRNEENQILLLCKGADSVMFERLSQHGRQFEVETRDHIKRYAEAGLRTLVVTYRELDEEEYKLWDKEFSKVKTSVTEDRDALVDAAADRMERDLMLLGATAVEDRLQKGVPECIEKLARAKIKLWVLTGDKMETAVNIGYACSLLRKDMKQIVITLDSSDILYLEKQGDKQALAKASLESIKKQIGEGISQINSAKESSNANKGSSSGFGLIIDGKSLDYSLNKNLERSFFELAINCASVICCRSSPKQKARVTRLVKLGTGKTTLSIGDGANDVGMLQEADIGVGISGAEGMQAVMASDFAIAQFRFLERLLLVHGHWCYRRISMMICYFFYKNIAFGFTLFWFEAYASFSGQAAYNDWYMSFYNVFFTSLPVIALGVFDQDVSAKLCLKYPFLYLEGVEDTLFSWPRILGWMLNGVLSSLVIFFLTTNSVLNQAFRRDGKVVDFEILGVTMYTCVVWTVNCQMALSINYFTWIQHFFIWGSIAFWYVFVLVYGYLSPGISTTSYKVFVEACAPSGLYWLVTLLVVVCVLLPYFSYRSFQSRFLPMYHDIIQRKQVEGIEIGLSDDDLPKQVQGKLIHLRERLKQREL